A single window of Longimicrobiaceae bacterium DNA harbors:
- a CDS encoding von Willebrand factor type A domain-containing protein, producing MRNALIAGAALALALIPGAYAVPTAMPPEERAADITFSGRVLDGESGDPIPNVTVTLRGTSHGTVSDRGGMYLLMVPRTELASAEAVLEASHRGYERAEVPVSVVGDSVRRDIPLRPARVELEPVTAAQAAGADGGMSIVSAPPPMAAPAERAAFSQFGLHPRHPAWNTEQYAYMEESGFLAAETNPLSTFSIDVDRASYANVRRFILEGQLPPRDAVRVEEMINYFPYDYPAPSTGSEHPFTVTTSVAPAPWR from the coding sequence ATGCGAAACGCTCTCATCGCAGGCGCCGCGCTCGCCCTGGCGCTCATTCCGGGCGCGTACGCTGTCCCCACAGCGATGCCCCCAGAGGAGCGGGCGGCAGACATCACCTTCTCCGGCCGGGTGCTCGACGGCGAGTCGGGAGACCCGATCCCGAACGTCACCGTCACGCTGCGCGGTACATCGCACGGCACGGTCAGCGATCGCGGCGGGATGTACCTCCTGATGGTCCCCCGGACGGAGCTCGCCAGCGCGGAGGCAGTTCTGGAGGCCAGCCACCGGGGTTATGAACGGGCGGAGGTGCCGGTTTCCGTAGTCGGCGATTCGGTTCGCCGCGACATTCCACTGCGACCCGCGAGGGTCGAGCTCGAGCCCGTAACCGCAGCGCAGGCTGCCGGCGCGGACGGCGGCATGTCGATCGTCAGCGCGCCGCCACCGATGGCGGCGCCCGCGGAGCGAGCCGCTTTCTCCCAGTTCGGCCTGCATCCGCGGCATCCCGCCTGGAACACCGAGCAGTACGCCTACATGGAGGAGAGCGGCTTCCTCGCCGCAGAGACCAACCCGCTCTCCACCTTCTCCATCGACGTCGACCGCGCATCGTACGCCAACGTGCGGCGGTTCATCCTGGAGGGGCAGCTGCCCCCGCGCGACGCCGTGCGCGTCGAGGAGATGATCAACTACTTCCCCTACGACTACCCTGCCCCCTCGACAGGGAGCGAGCACCCCTTCACCGTCACCACTTCGGTGGCCCCGGCCCCGTGGCGA
- a CDS encoding amidohydrolase family protein: MRRVRLAAVSSRAEAVVPALLLAAIAGCTRSSANQAADESILVLPHVHLIDGTGDPVQRDVTILVRDGLITEILPASVSDDAIPPGATRLPVEGRFVIPGLIDSHVHLATFDRGNILPVLLRRTLEGGVTTVRDMGGNTREVARHARRAAEDTAASPRIYFSAVVAGPRWFATYDTTRLRYWSGDDPPGQAPGVRLLEDDSGIAAIVEEARQLGATGVKVYADLPPARVAALTTAAHRAGLRVWAHVVVPPARPEQLVAVGVDVLSHADQLVWTGAPRSVDLWSREDRSELLRAVDPEVATQLRQLFQDMVRRGTLFEPTLLVMQMNAPPGTDAAALDTLPFWAVRAARTAHAAGVPIVAGTDAIGAETPNLHSELQLLVRQVGMTPLEALRAATVNAARALGAQDSLGRVAPGMLADLVVLRADPSEDIRNTQTIELVVRGGRVYRREGAWETPVGAEPPPR; the protein is encoded by the coding sequence ATGAGGCGTGTGCGCCTTGCGGCTGTATCCTCCCGGGCAGAGGCGGTGGTCCCCGCGCTGCTCCTTGCGGCGATCGCTGGCTGCACTCGATCTTCCGCGAACCAGGCGGCAGACGAGTCGATCCTCGTCCTCCCGCACGTCCACCTGATCGACGGCACGGGCGATCCGGTCCAGCGCGACGTCACCATCCTCGTGCGGGATGGTCTGATCACCGAGATTCTCCCTGCCTCAGTCTCGGATGATGCGATTCCGCCCGGAGCGACCCGACTGCCGGTGGAGGGTCGCTTCGTCATACCCGGCCTGATCGACTCGCACGTGCACCTCGCCACCTTCGACCGTGGCAACATCCTCCCGGTACTGCTGCGTCGCACCCTGGAGGGAGGCGTGACGACCGTGCGGGACATGGGCGGAAACACGCGCGAGGTCGCACGTCACGCGCGGCGCGCCGCCGAGGACACCGCGGCCTCCCCGCGCATCTACTTCTCGGCCGTCGTCGCCGGTCCGCGCTGGTTCGCCACCTACGATACGACTCGCCTGCGTTACTGGTCCGGGGACGATCCCCCTGGCCAGGCGCCCGGAGTTCGCCTCCTGGAGGATGATTCCGGGATCGCCGCGATCGTGGAGGAAGCGCGGCAGCTCGGGGCGACAGGGGTGAAGGTCTACGCTGACCTCCCACCTGCGCGAGTTGCCGCGCTCACCACCGCTGCGCACCGGGCAGGACTTCGGGTATGGGCACACGTGGTGGTGCCCCCTGCCCGGCCCGAGCAGCTGGTCGCGGTAGGGGTGGACGTCCTCAGCCACGCCGATCAGCTGGTCTGGACGGGGGCTCCCCGGAGTGTAGACCTCTGGAGCCGGGAGGATCGCAGCGAGCTACTGCGAGCCGTGGATCCGGAAGTGGCGACGCAGCTCAGGCAGCTCTTCCAGGACATGGTGCGGCGAGGAACACTCTTCGAGCCGACCCTGCTGGTCATGCAGATGAACGCCCCGCCCGGGACGGATGCTGCCGCGCTGGACACGCTGCCCTTCTGGGCGGTGCGGGCGGCCCGGACGGCGCACGCCGCGGGCGTGCCCATCGTGGCGGGGACGGACGCAATCGGCGCCGAGACGCCGAACCTCCATTCAGAGCTGCAATTGCTGGTGCGCCAGGTAGGAATGACGCCGCTCGAGGCGTTGCGCGCCGCCACGGTGAATGCCGCGAGGGCGCTGGGCGCCCAGGACTCGCTCGGCCGCGTCGCGCCCGGCATGCTCGCGGACCTGGTGGTGCTCCGCGCCGATCCCAGCGAAGACATCCGCAACACGCAGACGATCGAGCTCGTTGTGCGGGGAGGTCGCGTCTACCGCCGTGAAGGCGCGTGGGAAACGCCCGTGGGCGCGGAACCGCCACCCCGGTAG
- a CDS encoding NAD(P)/FAD-dependent oxidoreductase yields MPISTGVSRSSGNPTRVLILGGGVGGLAAAIHLERLFGSTAEITLVSRDNFFLLTPLLFEACSGVLDFRHCAQPIRPCLRRTRFIEATVDAVDPERRTVRAVAAEGGVHELSYDHLVVALGATTNLQLIPGSEHARTFKTVADALLLRNHLIERFERADIETDPQRRREQLTVVIIGGGLVGTELLGELTAFAADILRYYPGIRREELSFHLFEAGERLLPEATPHIAGYAQRLLERRGAQLHLSTPVEAIEPGGVRAEGNFIAADTVVLAAGIVPSPASAAIEVERDRRRRIVTDPTMRSVSHPNVWAIGDCASIPDPEGQRYPPLAQHAVRQARAVARNVHAAAIGGTPTPFTYRSLGTMAAFGHTRAAADVRGLHLTGFPAWWLRRTYYLFQMPRWETRIRIALDWTVALFFRPDLTKVDLAPEYDQEVRNCPAGVLPSAAAAGPEHSPRTVATGPGMIKPRHDPSLRS; encoded by the coding sequence ATGCCCATATCTACAGGCGTATCCAGGTCCTCAGGCAATCCCACCCGCGTCCTCATCTTGGGCGGCGGAGTCGGCGGCTTGGCGGCGGCCATCCACCTCGAGCGGCTCTTCGGCTCGACCGCGGAGATCACACTGGTCAGCCGCGACAACTTCTTCCTCCTCACCCCGCTCCTCTTCGAGGCCTGCTCGGGGGTGCTCGATTTCCGCCACTGCGCGCAGCCGATCCGCCCCTGCCTGCGCCGCACGCGCTTCATCGAGGCCACGGTGGATGCGGTCGATCCGGAGCGGCGGACGGTCCGCGCGGTGGCCGCCGAGGGCGGGGTGCACGAGCTGTCGTACGATCACCTGGTCGTGGCCCTCGGCGCCACCACCAACCTCCAACTCATCCCCGGTTCGGAGCACGCCCGGACGTTCAAAACCGTCGCCGACGCGCTCCTGCTCCGCAACCATCTCATCGAGCGCTTCGAGCGGGCGGACATCGAGACCGATCCGCAGCGGCGACGGGAGCAGCTCACCGTGGTGATCATCGGCGGGGGGCTGGTCGGCACCGAGCTGCTCGGCGAACTGACCGCCTTCGCGGCCGACATCCTCCGCTATTATCCGGGGATCCGGCGCGAGGAGCTCAGCTTCCACCTGTTCGAGGCGGGAGAGCGGCTGCTCCCCGAGGCGACGCCCCACATTGCGGGGTACGCGCAGCGGCTGCTCGAGAGGCGCGGCGCGCAGCTTCACCTCTCCACCCCGGTGGAGGCGATCGAACCGGGAGGCGTAAGGGCGGAGGGCAACTTCATTGCGGCGGACACGGTGGTGCTCGCCGCCGGCATCGTCCCCAGTCCCGCCAGCGCGGCGATCGAAGTCGAGCGCGACCGGCGGAGGCGGATCGTGACGGACCCGACGATGCGCAGCGTGAGCCACCCCAATGTCTGGGCGATCGGCGACTGCGCGTCGATCCCGGATCCGGAGGGTCAGCGCTATCCTCCCCTCGCCCAGCACGCGGTCCGGCAGGCGAGGGCGGTGGCCCGGAACGTCCACGCGGCGGCAATCGGCGGCACGCCGACCCCGTTCACGTACCGATCGCTCGGCACCATGGCGGCCTTCGGACACACCCGCGCGGCCGCCGACGTCCGGGGGCTTCACCTCACCGGCTTCCCCGCGTGGTGGCTGCGCCGCACCTATTACCTCTTCCAGATGCCCCGCTGGGAGACGCGAATCCGCATCGCCCTCGACTGGACGGTCGCGCTCTTCTTCCGGCCCGACCTCACCAAGGTCGATCTGGCACCGGAATACGACCAGGAGGTACGCAACTGCCCGGCGGGCGTGCTGCCGTCGGCCGCGGCCGCGGGACCCGAACATTCCCCCCGGACCGTCGCGACTGGTCCTGGAATGATCAAACCACGTCACGATCCGTCGCTGCGGAGCTGA
- a CDS encoding NAD(P)-dependent alcohol dehydrogenase has product MTTHGYATRAPDARLEPFEFERRALRPRDVQIEIDHCGVCHTDIHFARNDWGFTQYPCVPGHEIVGRVTAVGPEVKKHQVGDLVGVGCFVDSCGTCESCRQGKENHCEAGVLYTYSWIDSDGSVTMGGYSTDIVVDEHFVFRIPPGLDAAAAAPLLCAGITTYSPLRHLQVGEGDSIAILGLGGLGHMAVQFAAAMGAEVTVLSRSLEKATDAARLGAHDFVDTREADSLARHAGRFRYIIDTLAVGHDLGSALACLKPGGTLVMLGAAPTPLSLATVPLVFGRRGVIGSLVGGVPETQEMLDFCGARGIVSEIEPIAPTDINDAFERVLSGDVKYRFVIDCQQMRMGAEPVPLPV; this is encoded by the coding sequence GTGACCACCCACGGCTACGCCACCCGCGCTCCTGACGCTCGGCTCGAGCCCTTCGAGTTCGAGCGCCGCGCCCTGCGCCCTCGCGACGTGCAGATCGAGATCGACCACTGCGGTGTCTGTCACACGGACATCCACTTCGCCCGGAATGATTGGGGGTTCACGCAGTACCCGTGCGTTCCCGGCCACGAGATCGTTGGCCGCGTCACTGCGGTCGGTCCGGAGGTGAAGAAGCACCAGGTAGGAGACCTCGTGGGTGTCGGCTGCTTCGTCGATTCCTGCGGAACCTGCGAGAGCTGTCGACAGGGGAAGGAGAACCACTGCGAGGCTGGCGTGCTCTACACCTATTCCTGGATCGATTCGGACGGCTCGGTGACCATGGGCGGGTACTCGACCGACATCGTGGTGGACGAACACTTCGTCTTCCGCATCCCACCGGGCCTGGATGCCGCAGCCGCCGCTCCCCTGCTCTGTGCCGGGATCACCACCTATTCGCCGCTACGACACCTACAGGTGGGGGAAGGCGACTCGATCGCGATCCTGGGACTGGGTGGACTTGGTCACATGGCAGTTCAGTTCGCCGCCGCTATGGGTGCGGAGGTGACCGTACTGAGCCGCTCGCTGGAGAAGGCGACGGACGCGGCCAGACTCGGCGCTCACGACTTCGTCGACACTCGCGAAGCCGACTCCCTGGCCCGACACGCGGGTCGTTTCCGCTACATCATCGATACGCTGGCCGTCGGGCATGACCTCGGTTCCGCGCTTGCCTGTCTCAAGCCAGGCGGCACGCTGGTGATGCTGGGCGCTGCTCCCACACCGCTGAGCCTGGCAACCGTCCCGCTGGTCTTCGGTCGGCGTGGGGTGATCGGCTCACTGGTGGGCGGCGTTCCGGAAACGCAGGAGATGCTCGATTTCTGCGGAGCGCGCGGCATCGTCTCCGAGATCGAGCCGATCGCACCCACCGATATCAACGATGCCTTCGAGCGAGTGCTGAGCGGAGACGTGAAATACCGTTTCGTGATCGACTGCCAGCAGATGCGGATGGGCGCGGAACCAGTGCCGCTTCCGGTTTGA
- a CDS encoding glycoside hydrolase family 43 protein — protein sequence MHLDSIRMSGRRLTLLALAIALAALATALPAAASALASDSTVRLADVMMRDAAVLPDPATGTYYIVASARVPGGGVRAYTSKDLVNWEGPHIIYRVPEEMWGEEVQIRSVWAPEMHKYNGKYYLFLTFDSTWELPEQWDGWFTWPPRVRRGTQILISDNPLGPFRAFSNESTLPADMMTLDGTLWVEDGVPYMVFCHEWVQIVDGAVSMVQLKPDLSGIVGEPKVLFRGSAAPWARNDPPHRAWVTDAPWLYRSRSGKLFMLWSAYGEGGYTVGLAVSESGKLEGPWVQQPEPIYEDDGGHAMLFRTFNGKLMMTLHSPNSGPNQRIHFFEVEDTGETLRIVRRFTPEA from the coding sequence ATGCACCTCGACAGCATTCGCATGAGCGGGCGGCGCCTCACCTTGCTGGCGCTCGCAATCGCGCTGGCCGCCCTTGCCACTGCCCTGCCCGCGGCCGCCTCCGCACTGGCGTCGGACTCCACCGTACGCCTTGCCGACGTGATGATGCGCGACGCCGCCGTCCTCCCGGACCCGGCGACGGGAACGTATTACATCGTCGCCTCGGCCCGCGTACCCGGGGGAGGAGTTCGCGCCTATACCAGTAAGGACCTGGTGAACTGGGAGGGGCCGCACATCATCTACCGCGTGCCCGAGGAGATGTGGGGAGAGGAGGTGCAGATCCGCAGCGTCTGGGCGCCGGAGATGCACAAATACAACGGCAAGTACTACCTCTTCCTCACCTTCGACTCGACCTGGGAGCTACCCGAGCAGTGGGACGGGTGGTTCACCTGGCCACCTCGAGTCCGGCGAGGCACGCAGATCCTCATCAGTGACAATCCGCTGGGCCCGTTCCGCGCCTTCTCTAACGAGTCCACCCTGCCGGCGGACATGATGACGCTGGACGGGACGCTGTGGGTGGAGGATGGGGTTCCCTACATGGTCTTCTGCCACGAGTGGGTGCAGATCGTCGACGGGGCGGTCTCCATGGTCCAGTTGAAGCCCGACCTGTCTGGCATCGTGGGTGAGCCGAAGGTGCTCTTCCGCGGCAGCGCCGCGCCCTGGGCGCGCAATGACCCGCCGCACCGCGCCTGGGTGACCGACGCCCCCTGGCTCTATCGCAGCCGCTCGGGCAAGCTCTTCATGCTCTGGTCGGCGTATGGTGAGGGAGGCTATACCGTAGGCCTTGCGGTCTCCGAATCGGGCAAGCTCGAGGGCCCGTGGGTCCAGCAACCCGAACCGATCTACGAAGACGACGGCGGCCACGCGATGCTCTTCCGCACTTTCAACGGCAAGCTGATGATGACGCTGCACTCGCCCAACTCCGGCCCGAACCAGCGCATCCACTTCTTCGAGGTGGAAGACACCGGGGAGACGCTGCGCATCGTGCGCAGGTTCACTCCAGAGGCGTAG